One part of the Mycobacterium marinum genome encodes these proteins:
- a CDS encoding DUF3556 domain-containing protein, protein MGFFKPHFPDVDPDTFLRKPLMERGRILAQSWVEYGFPSPRMVHAIYILKLIFGYALGGVIVATLTSGLPAFWHVAAWWNQPIVYQKVILWTVLLESIGVAGSWGPLAGKIKPMTGGIRFWARPGTIRLRPWKWVPFTEGDRRTLLDVALYVALLVSVAVALFSPGVPSDSLSAALPGNTSGLVNPALLIAPMVLLVLVGLRDKTIFLGARGEQYLPAMFFFAVLGFANFADMIIALKLLIVVVWVGAGASKFGKHFANVIPPMVSNSPAIAFRWLKRAHYRNFPRDLRPSRLAEVMAHAAGTTVEILAPLTLLFSTNKWLTLAAAALMVSFHLFIISTFPLAVPLEWNVLFAYATIFLFLGFPAWQGYGVTSMSSPWLLAAIVAALLFFPILGNFRPDKVSFLPSMRQYAGNWASAVWAFAPGTEHKLNKVTRSSKNQLDQFIDFGYEPQWAEITMQHSIAWRSMHSQGRGLFSVLLKNLPDIDTRIVREGEFICNSLIGFNFGDGHLHNEDLIAAMQTQAAFEPGELIVVWVESQAWGSKVQHYKVIDAALGVLERGTWKVADAVAEQPWLPNGPIPTQVTWSLGGRRERIRDGQDHEHGALA, encoded by the coding sequence ATGGGATTCTTCAAACCACATTTTCCCGACGTTGATCCGGACACATTCCTGCGCAAACCGCTGATGGAGCGGGGGCGCATCCTCGCCCAGAGCTGGGTGGAATACGGGTTCCCGTCGCCGCGGATGGTGCATGCCATCTACATCCTGAAGCTCATCTTCGGCTACGCGCTCGGCGGGGTCATCGTTGCCACGTTGACCTCAGGGCTGCCGGCCTTCTGGCACGTGGCCGCGTGGTGGAACCAACCGATTGTGTACCAGAAGGTCATCCTGTGGACGGTGCTGCTGGAATCCATTGGCGTCGCCGGTTCCTGGGGTCCCCTCGCCGGCAAGATCAAGCCGATGACCGGCGGCATTCGTTTCTGGGCCCGCCCCGGCACCATCCGGCTGCGGCCATGGAAATGGGTGCCGTTCACCGAGGGCGACCGGCGCACTCTGTTGGACGTTGCGCTCTATGTCGCCCTGCTGGTCAGTGTGGCGGTTGCGCTGTTTTCGCCCGGCGTGCCCAGTGACTCGCTGTCGGCGGCGCTTCCCGGAAACACATCCGGCCTGGTCAATCCCGCACTGCTGATCGCACCGATGGTGCTGCTGGTCCTGGTGGGACTGCGTGACAAGACGATCTTCCTGGGCGCCCGCGGCGAGCAGTATCTGCCGGCGATGTTTTTCTTCGCGGTGCTCGGATTCGCGAACTTCGCGGACATGATCATCGCGCTCAAGCTGCTGATCGTCGTCGTATGGGTGGGCGCCGGCGCATCCAAGTTCGGCAAGCATTTCGCCAACGTCATCCCCCCGATGGTGAGCAACAGCCCGGCCATTGCGTTCAGGTGGCTCAAGCGGGCCCACTACCGCAATTTTCCGCGGGACCTGCGCCCGTCTCGGCTCGCCGAGGTGATGGCCCACGCCGCGGGCACCACGGTAGAAATCCTCGCCCCGCTGACGCTGTTGTTCTCCACCAACAAGTGGCTGACCCTGGCGGCCGCCGCCTTGATGGTGTCGTTCCACCTGTTCATCATTTCGACGTTCCCGCTGGCGGTGCCGCTGGAATGGAACGTGCTGTTCGCCTACGCCACGATCTTTCTGTTCCTGGGCTTCCCAGCCTGGCAGGGCTACGGCGTGACCTCCATGTCGTCGCCATGGCTGTTGGCCGCCATCGTCGCCGCACTGCTGTTCTTCCCGATCCTGGGCAACTTCCGGCCCGACAAGGTCTCGTTCCTGCCGTCCATGCGCCAATACGCCGGCAACTGGGCCTCGGCGGTATGGGCCTTCGCTCCGGGCACCGAGCACAAACTCAACAAGGTCACCCGGTCGTCGAAGAACCAGCTCGACCAGTTCATCGACTTCGGTTATGAGCCGCAGTGGGCGGAGATCACGATGCAGCACTCGATCGCCTGGCGCAGCATGCACAGCCAGGGTCGCGGCCTGTTCTCGGTGCTGTTGAAGAACCTGCCCGACATCGACACCCGCATCGTGCGGGAAGGCGAGTTCATCTGCAACTCGTTGATCGGGTTCAACTTCGGCGACGGTCACCTGCACAACGAAGATCTGATCGCGGCGATGCAGACACAGGCCGCGTTCGAGCCCGGTGAACTCATCGTCGTGTGGGTGGAGTCGCAGGCCTGGGGCAGCAAGGTGCAGCACTACAAGGTCATCGACGCGGCCCTGGGGGTGCTCGAGCGCGGCACCTGGAAGGTTGCCGATGCGGTGGCCGAGCAGCCGTGGCTGCCTAACGGTCCGATCCCAACGCAGGTGACCTGGTCGCTCGGCGGCAGGCGGGAACGGATCCGCGACGGGCAGGACCACGAGCATGGGGCGCTGGCATGA
- a CDS encoding SRPBCC family protein produces the protein MADISRSRTIVAEPQAIWNVLADFGALSTWADGIDHSCVLNEGPDGEPVGTTRRVQVGRNTLVERITAFDPPTSLAYDIEGLPNRLRKVANHWRLRRSGNATIVELTSTVEVGTSRLAQMAERVALRVLAKQSDAMLAGLASRLEKTHA, from the coding sequence GTGGCAGATATCAGCCGTAGCCGGACCATAGTGGCCGAGCCGCAGGCGATTTGGAACGTACTCGCCGACTTCGGCGCCCTGAGCACGTGGGCTGACGGCATCGACCATTCGTGCGTGTTGAATGAGGGCCCCGACGGGGAGCCGGTGGGCACCACCCGCCGCGTACAGGTGGGCCGCAACACCCTGGTGGAACGCATAACCGCGTTCGACCCGCCCACCTCGCTGGCCTATGACATCGAGGGCCTACCCAACCGCCTCCGCAAGGTCGCCAACCACTGGAGGTTGCGCCGAAGCGGTAACGCCACCATCGTGGAACTCACGAGCACGGTAGAGGTCGGGACCAGCCGGCTGGCTCAGATGGCGGAGCGGGTTGCGCTGCGCGTGCTGGCCAAGCAGTCCGACGCGATGCTTGCCGGATTGGCGAGCCGATTGGAGAAAACGCATGCCTGA
- a CDS encoding PucR family transcriptional regulator, protein MAERNRTDDAAVGKIAVEVVDRLSAQLAEATASIQGTLEREIVELRGDVQLLDLLHASVEGNVAAVLNAIHYDIPIERVESPTAALEYARRLAQRGVPVNALVRAYRLGHKEMLERIIDGVQEAGADPALSLDVFNRISEVTFNYIDWISQQVVAAYEAERDRWLENRSRVRNVRIAEILDGGDIDTDAMTKSIRYPLRKVHLALVLWFPDGATDGNEFERLERFLDELAEHLGTGNALFVAADRITGWGWIPLRANDAGLTERVRRFVAGHTDAPHVALGQALPGVEGFRRAHRQARNAHRVGVAVGASAPAVMAVSDEGLSAAALMGADLPDAGAWVRETLGPLSTDSDNDAVLRETLRVFLREGGSYKAAAERLHLHYNSVKYRVARAVERRGRPIDDERLDVEMALLVCQWFGAVVLGPER, encoded by the coding sequence ATGGCGGAACGAAACCGCACCGACGACGCGGCGGTCGGCAAAATCGCGGTCGAGGTCGTGGACCGCCTTAGCGCCCAATTAGCCGAAGCGACCGCATCGATTCAAGGCACCCTGGAACGCGAAATCGTCGAGCTGCGCGGTGACGTGCAACTGCTGGACCTTCTCCACGCCAGCGTCGAGGGAAACGTGGCCGCGGTGCTCAACGCGATCCACTACGACATTCCGATCGAGCGCGTTGAGTCTCCGACGGCGGCGCTGGAGTACGCCAGGAGGTTGGCGCAGCGGGGGGTGCCGGTCAATGCGCTGGTGCGTGCCTACCGGCTTGGCCACAAAGAGATGCTGGAGCGAATCATCGATGGGGTCCAGGAAGCGGGCGCCGATCCCGCGCTGAGCCTTGATGTGTTCAACCGGATCTCCGAGGTCACCTTCAACTACATCGACTGGATCTCGCAACAGGTCGTGGCGGCCTACGAGGCCGAACGCGACCGGTGGCTGGAAAACCGCAGCCGAGTCCGCAATGTCCGGATCGCGGAGATTCTCGATGGCGGCGACATCGACACCGACGCGATGACCAAGTCGATTCGCTACCCGTTGCGAAAGGTGCATCTCGCGCTCGTCTTGTGGTTCCCCGATGGCGCGACCGACGGCAACGAGTTCGAGAGGCTGGAGCGGTTCTTAGACGAACTTGCCGAGCACCTGGGCACGGGCAATGCGTTGTTCGTGGCCGCGGATCGGATCACCGGGTGGGGGTGGATCCCGTTGCGGGCCAATGATGCTGGCCTGACCGAGCGGGTCCGTCGCTTCGTCGCGGGCCACACCGACGCGCCGCACGTCGCATTGGGCCAGGCATTGCCGGGCGTCGAAGGTTTCCGGCGGGCACACCGTCAGGCGCGAAACGCACACCGTGTTGGTGTCGCGGTGGGTGCATCCGCGCCGGCGGTCATGGCGGTCAGCGACGAGGGACTGTCCGCGGCCGCACTGATGGGTGCGGATCTGCCGGACGCCGGGGCCTGGGTGCGCGAGACCCTGGGCCCGTTGTCGACCGATTCGGACAACGATGCCGTGCTGCGTGAGACGCTTCGGGTCTTCCTGCGCGAAGGGGGTAGTTACAAGGCGGCGGCGGAGCGCCTGCACCTGCACTACAACTCGGTCAAGTACCGGGTTGCCCGGGCGGTCGAGCGTCGGGGCCGGCCGATCGACGACGAGCGGCTCGACGTCGAGATGGCGTTACTGGTCTGCCAGTGGTTCGGCGCGGTGGTGCTCGGCCCCGAGCGGTGA
- a CDS encoding HNH endonuclease has protein sequence MFESLATVDPAADQAALVERIAELERVKSAAAAGQARAAAALDTARRAAESAAGVPAAQRGRGLANEIALARRDSPARGSRHLGFAKALVHEMPHTLAALECGLLSEWRATLIVRESACLDIEHRRELDAELCGDPSGLEGLGDARVAAAAKAIAYRLDPHAVVDRAAKAERERTVTIRPAPDTMTYLTALLPVAQGISVYAALRRAADTRCDGRSRGQVMADTLVERVTGRDAAVPTPIAVNLVLTDESLLGADSAPADVCGYGPIPAAVARTMVADAVADGRSRATLRRLYAHPRAGALVAMESRARLFPRGLAAFIELRDQRCRTPYCDAPIRHRDHARPWAKGGPTTADNGLGSCERCNYAKEAYGWRVETSMHETHTHTAEFTTPTGTSYRSGAPPRVQTVTASELEVRVGISLARHAA, from the coding sequence ATGTTCGAATCCTTGGCGACTGTCGATCCCGCCGCCGACCAAGCCGCGCTGGTCGAGCGCATTGCTGAGCTGGAGAGGGTCAAATCGGCAGCCGCAGCAGGCCAGGCTCGCGCGGCGGCCGCCTTGGACACGGCACGCCGAGCTGCCGAATCAGCTGCCGGCGTGCCAGCCGCCCAGCGTGGACGTGGTCTGGCCAATGAGATCGCGCTGGCGCGACGAGACTCGCCCGCCCGGGGCAGCCGCCACCTGGGATTCGCCAAGGCACTAGTGCATGAAATGCCGCACACACTGGCGGCGCTGGAATGCGGGTTGCTGTCGGAGTGGCGGGCCACCCTGATCGTTCGCGAGAGCGCTTGTCTGGACATCGAGCACCGGCGCGAATTGGATGCCGAATTGTGTGGCGACCCGTCCGGCCTTGAGGGGTTGGGTGATGCTCGGGTCGCCGCGGCGGCCAAAGCGATCGCCTACCGGCTGGACCCACATGCTGTCGTCGACCGGGCGGCCAAGGCCGAGAGGGAACGGACGGTCACCATCCGCCCGGCTCCCGACACCATGACCTATCTGACCGCGCTATTGCCGGTGGCCCAGGGCATTTCGGTGTACGCGGCGCTGCGCCGTGCGGCAGATACCCGGTGTGACGGGCGCTCCCGCGGGCAGGTGATGGCGGACACCCTGGTCGAGCGGGTCACCGGGCGCGACGCGGCGGTCCCGACTCCGATCGCGGTCAACCTGGTGCTGACGGATGAATCACTGCTGGGAGCCGATAGCGCACCCGCGGATGTCTGCGGCTATGGCCCAATCCCCGCGGCGGTCGCCCGTACGATGGTCGCCGACGCTGTCGCCGACGGACGTTCGCGGGCGACGCTGCGCAGGCTCTACGCCCATCCCCGAGCCGGGGCGCTGGTAGCGATGGAATCACGAGCGCGGCTATTTCCCCGCGGCCTGGCCGCCTTCATCGAGTTGCGGGATCAGCGGTGTCGCACTCCCTACTGCGACGCCCCGATCCGACACCGCGATCACGCGCGGCCTTGGGCCAAAGGCGGCCCCACCACAGCGGACAACGGCCTGGGATCGTGCGAGCGCTGCAACTACGCCAAGGAGGCGTACGGTTGGCGAGTCGAGACGAGTATGCACGAAACCCACACGCACACAGCTGAATTCACCACGCCAACGGGAACAAGCTACCGATCCGGCGCCCCGCCGCGGGTGCAGACCGTCACGGCCAGCGAACTCGAGGTCAGGGTAGGCATTTCGCTCGCCCGGCACGCCGCCTAG
- a CDS encoding HpcH/HpaI aldolase/citrate lyase family protein: protein MYEQVNSYVVDPADVGSRIDPVLARSWLLVNGTHADRFQAASHSRADIVVLDIEDAVAPKDKGSARDNVVHWLGDGNADWVRINGFGTPWWADDIAILAGSSVGGVMLAMVESVDHVTETARRLPNVPIVALVETARGLERITEIASAKGTFRLAFGIGDFRRDTGFGEDATTLAYARSRFTIAAKAAGLPSAIDGPTIGSNPLKLIEASAVSVEFGMTGKICLSPEQCAVVNEGLSPSQDEIGWAKEFFAEFERDGGEIRNGSDLPRIARATKILDLARAYGIEASDFEDEPVHSPAPTDTYHY from the coding sequence ATGTACGAACAGGTCAATAGCTACGTCGTGGATCCTGCCGACGTGGGTTCACGCATCGACCCAGTGCTGGCCCGGAGCTGGTTGCTGGTCAACGGCACGCATGCCGACCGATTCCAGGCTGCGTCGCATTCTCGCGCCGACATCGTCGTGCTCGACATCGAGGATGCGGTCGCCCCCAAAGACAAGGGCAGCGCTCGCGACAATGTGGTGCATTGGCTCGGTGACGGCAATGCCGACTGGGTTCGCATCAATGGCTTCGGCACCCCGTGGTGGGCCGACGACATAGCCATCCTGGCTGGCAGCTCGGTCGGTGGTGTCATGTTGGCGATGGTGGAATCGGTCGACCATGTCACCGAGACCGCCAGGAGGCTGCCCAACGTGCCGATCGTGGCATTGGTCGAGACGGCTCGCGGCCTGGAGCGCATCACCGAAATCGCGTCGGCCAAGGGCACCTTCCGGCTGGCTTTCGGCATCGGTGACTTCCGCCGGGATACCGGCTTTGGCGAAGACGCCACCACGCTGGCGTACGCGCGGTCACGATTTACCATCGCGGCCAAGGCGGCCGGCCTGCCGAGTGCAATCGACGGGCCGACCATCGGCTCCAACCCGCTCAAGCTCATCGAGGCCAGCGCGGTCTCGGTGGAGTTCGGGATGACGGGCAAGATCTGTTTGTCGCCGGAGCAGTGCGCGGTGGTGAATGAGGGGCTGTCCCCGTCGCAGGACGAGATCGGCTGGGCGAAAGAGTTTTTCGCCGAGTTCGAGCGCGATGGGGGAGAGATCCGAAACGGCTCCGACCTGCCGCGTATTGCCCGCGCAACCAAGATCCTGGATCTGGCGCGTGCCTACGGCATCGAGGCCTCTGACTTCGAGGACGAGCCGGTGCACTCACCCGCGCCAACCGACACCTATCACTACTAG
- a CDS encoding LLM class F420-dependent oxidoreductase: MQLGLHALGIGAGADRSMIDAVASAADDAGFATLWAGEHVVMVDRHTSRYPYSEDGVIAIPPQADWLDPMIALSFAAAASSRITVATGVLLLPEHNPVVVAKQAASLDRLSGGRLTLGVGVGWSREEFAALGVPFQDRAGRTAEYVAAMRTLWRDDLASFTGEFVRFDSVRVNPKPVRDRRVPVMVGGNSDAALRRVAAWADGWYGFNLDGVGAVRERVGKLDRLCAESGRNRDELRLAVALRCPQPCDVDALAELGVDELVLVETPPEAAEAAQNWVSALAERWLSTVWVR; the protein is encoded by the coding sequence GTGCAGCTGGGATTGCATGCGCTGGGAATCGGTGCCGGGGCCGACCGCTCGATGATCGACGCCGTGGCCTCCGCGGCCGATGATGCCGGGTTTGCCACATTGTGGGCCGGCGAGCATGTCGTGATGGTCGACCGGCACACATCGCGCTACCCGTACTCCGAGGACGGCGTCATAGCGATCCCGCCCCAGGCGGACTGGCTGGACCCGATGATTGCGCTGAGCTTCGCCGCCGCCGCCTCCTCCCGTATCACCGTGGCGACCGGGGTGCTGCTGCTGCCGGAGCACAACCCGGTAGTGGTGGCCAAGCAGGCGGCAAGTCTGGACAGGTTGAGCGGGGGACGGTTGACGCTTGGCGTGGGCGTCGGCTGGTCTCGCGAGGAGTTCGCGGCGCTGGGTGTCCCGTTTCAGGATCGTGCTGGTCGTACGGCCGAATACGTCGCCGCGATGCGCACCCTGTGGCGCGACGATCTCGCCTCGTTCACCGGGGAGTTCGTCCGGTTCGATTCGGTTCGGGTGAATCCCAAGCCCGTGCGCGACCGACGGGTCCCGGTCATGGTCGGGGGCAACAGCGATGCGGCGCTGCGCCGCGTCGCGGCCTGGGCGGATGGCTGGTACGGCTTCAACCTCGACGGCGTTGGCGCCGTCCGCGAGCGGGTTGGCAAGCTCGATCGGCTGTGTGCCGAGTCGGGCCGCAACCGTGATGAGCTGCGGTTGGCCGTCGCCCTGCGCTGCCCCCAGCCGTGCGACGTCGATGCGCTGGCCGAGCTGGGGGTCGATGAGTTAGTGCTGGTTGAGACGCCGCCCGAGGCCGCCGAGGCGGCGCAAAACTGGGTTTCGGCGCTGGCAGAAAGATGGCTGTCCACAGTGTGGGTTAGGTAG
- a CDS encoding phytoene desaturase family protein — protein MKGASQTAIVVGGGPNGLAAAITLAKSGLQVTVLESAEEVGGGARSSEAIVPGLVHDHCSAIHPMAIGSEFLAGLDLDRHGLSWLLPEIDCVHPLDDGSAGVLHRSVGQTADGLGGDGRRWRALFEWTSQRFDMLAEDIMGPLLSIPGHPITLARFGATTVLPAAVLARLFRTDQGRALFGGVAAHAFRPLHYPMTSAIGLGIITAGHRHGWPVAAGGSQSITNALVAALDELGGKIETGVRVQTASQLPPADVTMFDLAPDAVAGILGDRMPGRIARAYNKFRRGPGAFKVDFAIEGAVPWTNPQARRAGTVHLGGSYAELAAAEREVHAGRMPQRPFVLVGQQYLADAERSVGNIHPLWTYAHVPNGYTGDATAAIIAQIERFAPGFREHIVGQTVRSTTEMSRYNPNFVGGDIMTGAKDVRQLTFGPRVTLSPYRTGVPGTYICSAATPPGPGAHGMCGANAAKLALAELK, from the coding sequence ATGAAAGGTGCATCGCAGACCGCGATCGTGGTTGGTGGCGGGCCCAATGGGCTCGCCGCCGCCATCACCCTGGCCAAATCCGGACTGCAGGTCACCGTTCTCGAGTCCGCCGAGGAGGTGGGCGGCGGTGCCCGCAGCAGCGAGGCCATCGTGCCCGGCCTGGTGCATGACCACTGTTCGGCCATCCATCCGATGGCCATCGGCTCGGAGTTCCTCGCCGGCCTGGACCTGGACCGCCACGGCCTGAGCTGGCTGCTGCCCGAGATCGACTGCGTGCATCCGCTCGATGACGGCAGCGCGGGCGTGCTGCACCGTTCGGTAGGCCAGACGGCCGACGGGCTGGGCGGCGATGGTCGCCGCTGGCGGGCCCTGTTCGAATGGACTTCGCAACGATTCGACATGCTGGCCGAGGACATCATGGGTCCGCTGCTGAGCATTCCCGGGCACCCAATCACCTTGGCCCGGTTCGGGGCAACGACGGTGCTTCCCGCCGCGGTGCTGGCCAGGCTGTTTCGCACCGACCAGGGCCGGGCATTGTTCGGAGGCGTTGCCGCGCATGCGTTTCGGCCGCTGCACTACCCGATGACCTCAGCCATCGGCCTGGGCATCATCACCGCAGGCCACCGGCACGGCTGGCCAGTAGCGGCCGGCGGTTCGCAATCAATCACCAACGCGCTGGTGGCAGCGTTGGACGAGCTGGGCGGCAAGATCGAAACGGGCGTACGGGTACAGACGGCATCGCAGCTGCCACCGGCGGACGTGACCATGTTCGACCTCGCGCCGGACGCCGTCGCCGGCATCCTCGGTGACCGGATGCCCGGGCGGATTGCCCGCGCCTACAACAAATTTCGGCGCGGGCCAGGCGCATTCAAAGTCGACTTCGCCATCGAGGGCGCCGTCCCATGGACCAATCCGCAGGCCCGCCGGGCGGGAACGGTGCATCTGGGAGGTTCCTACGCCGAGCTCGCCGCCGCCGAACGCGAGGTCCATGCCGGACGGATGCCACAACGACCATTCGTTCTGGTCGGTCAGCAGTACCTGGCCGATGCTGAGCGCTCGGTCGGCAATATCCATCCGCTGTGGACCTACGCACACGTCCCCAACGGCTACACCGGCGACGCCACCGCCGCGATCATCGCGCAGATCGAGCGTTTCGCACCGGGATTCCGGGAGCACATCGTCGGGCAGACCGTCCGCAGCACCACCGAGATGTCCAGATACAACCCGAATTTCGTCGGCGGCGACATCATGACGGGCGCCAAAGATGTCCGCCAGCTGACCTTTGGACCGCGGGTGACATTGTCGCCCTATCGAACCGGGGTGCCGGGCACCTACATCTGCTCGGCCGCGACGCCGCCTGGGCCGGGCGCCCATGGCATGTGTGGCGCCAATGCGGCGAAACTAGCTCTAGCGGAACTGAAATAG
- a CDS encoding DUF488 domain-containing protein gives MSREARIRVARIYDDVEPDDGQRVLVDRIWPRGIRKDDPRVGIWCKGVAPSTELRQWYHHQPERFEEFAARYEAELSGSAALAELHTLAQGGAVTLVTATREVAGSHVAVLANLLKAR, from the coding sequence ATGAGCCGCGAGGCCCGGATCCGGGTGGCTCGGATCTATGACGACGTCGAACCCGACGACGGCCAGCGCGTCCTGGTCGACCGCATCTGGCCGCGAGGCATTCGCAAGGACGACCCCAGGGTCGGCATCTGGTGCAAGGGCGTCGCCCCGTCTACCGAGTTGCGTCAGTGGTACCACCACCAACCTGAGCGATTCGAAGAGTTCGCGGCGCGCTATGAGGCGGAGCTTTCTGGCAGTGCGGCGCTGGCCGAACTGCACACGCTGGCCCAGGGCGGTGCGGTCACGCTGGTCACCGCTACCCGAGAGGTAGCTGGAAGTCACGTGGCCGTTCTGGCGAATCTGCTGAAAGCCCGCTGA
- a CDS encoding amidohydrolase: MSEGPTHPITVFPARKVLTMTPSLPEASAVAVADRRIVAVGSLDSMRPWLNRHEYVVDERLSDKVVLPGFIDPHVHPSLPAVLTQFPFLAPEDWNLPTGRFSGATTPDAFRTRLRELVDAHPDWSVPFVAWGYHPLWHGSIGRPELTAMFGTRPVILWHRSFHELIANDGAIDWMGLSEQQFADLPEVDWERGRFWENGAMALVGASRLPQLLFEPARYGEGMANFFRMVHLAGVTTCLDMGVGSMGNPENEIRLINRISREIDAPSRIVLTPLISDFLARGVSPQEAVAAVAEWAQMTSGRVGFDHHFKLMMDGAIFSGMAQFGYPGYLDGHTGMWMAPLQVTRTWAEVFWREGYQLHAHTVGDLSAEALIDLVRHLQWIHPRIGHRTVLEHFGYTTEEQNLQMRELGMVVSANPYYHYLLSDIYSSEWLGSDRGAELVRLGSLERLGVPFGLHSDCPMAPLAPLTLAWVAARRITINGNLNCAQERISLHAALRAITIDAAWIMRKENDLGSIRAGKYADFTVLEDDPYQVGVDGLKDLPIWGTVFEGQVRSLPS, encoded by the coding sequence ATGTCCGAGGGCCCCACGCATCCGATCACTGTCTTCCCGGCCCGCAAGGTGCTGACGATGACGCCCTCACTACCGGAGGCCTCCGCAGTCGCGGTGGCCGACCGCCGGATTGTCGCCGTCGGTTCGCTGGACTCGATGCGTCCCTGGCTGAATCGCCACGAATACGTCGTCGACGAGCGGCTGTCCGACAAGGTGGTGCTTCCCGGCTTCATCGACCCGCACGTGCACCCTTCATTGCCTGCGGTGCTTACTCAGTTTCCGTTCCTCGCTCCCGAGGATTGGAACCTGCCGACCGGACGTTTTTCCGGCGCGACGACCCCGGACGCGTTCCGCACGCGGTTGCGGGAACTGGTCGACGCCCACCCGGACTGGAGCGTGCCGTTCGTGGCCTGGGGCTACCACCCGCTCTGGCACGGGTCGATCGGGCGCCCCGAGCTGACCGCGATGTTCGGAACCCGGCCCGTCATCCTGTGGCACCGGTCGTTCCACGAACTGATCGCCAACGACGGCGCGATCGACTGGATGGGGCTCAGCGAGCAGCAGTTCGCCGATCTTCCCGAGGTGGACTGGGAGCGCGGACGCTTCTGGGAGAACGGCGCAATGGCCCTGGTCGGCGCCAGCCGCCTGCCGCAACTCCTGTTCGAACCCGCCCGGTATGGGGAAGGCATGGCCAACTTCTTCCGCATGGTCCACCTAGCCGGCGTCACGACCTGTCTGGACATGGGCGTCGGCAGCATGGGCAATCCGGAAAACGAGATCCGGCTGATCAACAGGATCTCGCGGGAGATCGACGCACCGTCCAGGATCGTGCTCACCCCGTTGATCTCTGACTTCCTGGCCCGCGGTGTCAGCCCGCAGGAGGCCGTGGCCGCTGTCGCGGAGTGGGCGCAAATGACCTCCGGACGAGTCGGGTTTGACCACCACTTCAAACTCATGATGGACGGCGCGATCTTCAGCGGAATGGCCCAGTTCGGGTACCCCGGCTACCTCGACGGCCACACCGGGATGTGGATGGCCCCGCTGCAAGTCACGCGGACCTGGGCCGAGGTCTTTTGGCGGGAGGGCTACCAACTGCACGCCCACACCGTCGGCGACCTCAGTGCCGAGGCCTTGATCGACCTGGTACGCCACCTGCAGTGGATCCATCCCCGGATCGGTCACCGCACCGTCCTGGAACACTTCGGCTACACCACCGAGGAACAGAACCTGCAGATGCGGGAGCTGGGCATGGTGGTCTCCGCCAATCCCTACTACCACTACCTACTCAGCGATATCTACAGTTCGGAATGGCTCGGCAGCGACCGCGGCGCCGAGCTGGTGCGCCTGGGATCACTCGAGCGCCTCGGCGTCCCGTTCGGCCTGCACTCCGATTGCCCCATGGCGCCACTGGCCCCACTGACCCTCGCCTGGGTCGCGGCCCGACGAATCACGATCAACGGCAACCTCAACTGCGCGCAGGAGCGGATCAGCCTGCACGCCGCACTGCGGGCCATCACCATCGACGCCGCCTGGATCATGCGCAAAGAAAACGACCTCGGATCGATCCGCGCCGGCAAGTACGCGGACTTCACCGTCCTCGAAGACGACCCCTACCAGGTCGGCGTCGACGGACTCAAAGACCTCCCCATTTGGGGAACGGTGTTCGAGGGGCAGGTCCGATCGCTGCCCTCGTGA
- a CDS encoding GNAT family N-acetyltransferase yields MSEADTLFPRELTDLDDEVRSVPPPPAPEVPSPYAFRLADPDADAEKIADWMRRPHLLRAWDAAWPASRWYRYLQAQLEGDYSRPYIGSLDGLDYGYLELYRAAKDLISTLYESDPYDLGIHAATAEPKFVGLGNAQLLLPHFVASVLNAEPQCRRIIFSPDYRSRGTRRFCENGGCTFLGEHDLPDRRVALYVLPRTLDDVPGLRS; encoded by the coding sequence ATGAGTGAAGCCGACACGCTGTTCCCGAGGGAACTGACCGACCTCGACGACGAGGTCCGCAGCGTTCCGCCGCCGCCGGCGCCGGAGGTCCCCAGCCCGTACGCGTTCCGGCTGGCTGATCCCGACGCCGACGCCGAGAAGATCGCTGACTGGATGCGCCGGCCGCACCTGCTCAGGGCCTGGGATGCCGCATGGCCGGCGTCGCGGTGGTACCGCTACCTGCAGGCGCAACTCGAGGGCGATTACTCGCGACCCTACATCGGCAGCTTAGACGGCCTGGACTATGGATACCTCGAATTATATAGGGCTGCAAAAGATCTCATATCAACGCTATATGAGTCTGACCCCTATGATCTGGGCATCCACGCCGCAACGGCTGAACCGAAGTTCGTTGGCCTGGGAAATGCCCAACTCTTGCTGCCGCACTTCGTGGCCAGCGTGCTCAATGCCGAACCGCAATGCCGCCGGATCATCTTTTCCCCGGACTATCGCAGCAGGGGCACCCGCCGATTCTGCGAGAACGGTGGCTGCACATTCCTGGGCGAACATGACCTGCCGGATCGTCGCGTGGCGCTCTACGTGCTACCGCGCACTCTCGACGACGTGCCCGGACTACGCAGCTGA